From the genome of Rhizobium oryzihabitans:
CGCGCTTCGGCTCGGCACCCGTGACAAAACGGGTGACGATGGTCGGGTAAACGCCAATATCCGGCAAGGCCCCGCCGCCCAGTTCGGGAATATTGCGCATATTGCCGGGATCGCGATTGAAGTAGCTGAAAGCGCCTTGGACGTGTTTCAGCGTTCCGATCGCGCCCGAGGCCAGCAATTCCTTCACCTTGGCCCAGACCGGGGAGTAGGTGACCATGAAGGCTTCCGATATGACAACGCCGTTGCGATCCCGCGCGGCGATGAGGGCGTCGATCTCCTCGGCCTTCAGGGCAATCGGCTTTTCACAGAGAACATGCTTGCCGGCATCGGCCGCCTTGATCGTCCATTCCACATGTTGCGCGGTGGGAAGCGGAATATAGACGGCATCGATCACATCCGATGCCAGCATCTCCTCATAGGAGCCGAAGGCATGGGGGCTGAAAAACGGTCGGCAACCGCACGGGCCTTGGCGTGATCGCGACTGGCGACGGCCGTGACCACGCAGTTCTTCGCATCCTGTATCGCCGGGATGACCTGATCCTGAGCGATTTTCGCCGTTGAAACTATTCCGAAGCGCAGCATCCCGTTCTCCCACTCTGCAATGTCTGCGAAACTTATCATTGTCGGGCAGTCTGGCAAGCCACGCGAGACATGGCTGCAATAGTGGTGGCCGGATTTGTCCTGCCTTTGTCGGTTTGCCTGCTTTTCCCCCATCTGTATTGGGTGAATTATGCTATGCATGAACCCAATGGAGAACCAACAAAATGTCCTCTTCTCAGACAGCTCTTCTTGTCATCGATGTTCAGGAATCCTTCCGGCATGCGCCCTATTTCGAAGAAAGCGGACTGGCTGCCTATCTGGAAAAGCAGCAGGCACTGATCGACGGCGCCAAGGCGGCGGGAATTCCCGTCGTGCAGATCTTCCACGTGGATGGCGACCGGGCCTTCGCAAAGGAAAGCGGTTACATCCGCGCGCTGGAGGGTGTGCGAATTAGCCCTGATGTCACTTTTCACAAGAGCCGCCATTCCGCTTTCGCCGGCACCGGCCTCGAAATCTGGCTGACGCAGAAGGGCATCAACCGGCTGATCGTCTCCGGCATCCGCACCGAACAATGCTGCGAAACCACCACCCGGCACGCTTCGGACCTCGGCTACAGCGTCGATTACGTTACCGAGGCGACGCTCACCTTTCCGATGACGCATGCTTCCGGCACCTTATTCAGCCCGGACGATATCCGTAAACGGACAGAACTGGTGCTCGCCGGCCGCTTCGCCCGGATCACGACCGTCGATGGAGCGCTGGCAGGCGTGAAAGAGGCGGCCTGATGGAGAAAGGCGGCACACGCATCATCCCGTTTTATACGCTTGTGCCGCCGCATGCGCTGCTGCTGGACATTGCCGGTCCGCTGGAAGTGATCCGTTATGCCAACGGGGAACAGAAGAATATCCATTTCGACTGCCGCTACGTCGCCGCGCATGATCAACAGCAATCCTCCATAGGCCTTGGGCTTTGCGGGTTGGAAAGCCTTCCCGAGAGCCTGCCGGAAAATGCGTTCCTGCTGATTTCCGGCAGCACTTCGCGCTTCGACAACGAGCCGGAGACACGCCGCGAGCGGCAAGGGCTGGCGGCATGGTTGCGTCGCACGGTGCGCGCCGACACCACGGTCGTCTCCATTTGCTCCGGCGCGTTGCTGGCTGGCGAGGCCGGGCTTTTCGACGGGCGGAACTGTACGACGCATGCCGATTGCGTCGAAGCGCTGCGCCGCATCGCGCCCCTCTCCCAGGTGGCCGAAAACCGCCTTTTCGTCGAGGATGGCAACCGCTTTTCAAGTGCCGGTATTTCCACCGGCATCGACCTCATGCTGCATGTGGTTTCCCGGCTGACATCCCCGGCGGTCGCGGCGCGCATTGCCAAAACAATGGTCGTTTATCTCAGGCGCAGCGGCAATGATCCGCAAATCTCCCCTGGCTTACCGGCCGCAACCACATTCACCCCGCCATTCACCGGGTTCAGGACCGGGTGATGGCCGAGCCGGCTCGAGACTGGTCGCTGGAACGGCTGGCTGGTATCGCCGCACTCAGCGAAAGGCATCTCTCCCGCCTGTTTCGCGAGCATACCGGCATCAGCGTCATCGACTACGTCAACCTGATGCGGGTCAATCTTGCGCGCGACATTCTTGCCAACAGCCGTCTCGATATGGAAGCAATCGCCGAGAGGGCGGGCTTTGCCTCCGCTCGGCATTTGCGGCGCGTGTGGCAACAGCATAATCGCCTTCCGCCCAGCCACTATCGCGGCTTTCAGGCCTGACCTCGCCAGCTTTCGCCCGTTGCCTGATGAATGCCATCAAAGGAATTGAATGGTTATGCGGATGAGCAGTTGCTAACCTTGCCACAACGACAGCAACAGGAGCATTCCCCGTGGAAAAACGAAGCCTTGGCCGCACCGGCCTCTCCATCGCCCCCATCGTCTTCGGCGGCAACGTGTTCGGCTGGACAGCGGACGAAAAGACTTCCTTTGCCCTGCTCGATGCCTTTTTCGATGCCGGGTTCAACGCCATCGACACGGCAGACGTTTATTCCGCCTGGGTGGACGGGCATGAGGGCGGCGAGTCCGAGGCCATCATCGGCAAATGGCTGAAACAGTCGAGCGTCAAGCGCGAAGATGCGGTGATCGTCACCAAGGTCGGCTTTGACAATCGCGGCCAGAAGACCGGCCTCAGCGCCAAATGGATCGCAGAAGCTGTCGAGGCCTCGCTGAAGCGGCTGCAAACCGACTATATCGACCTTTATCTCGCCCATAAGCCGGATGCGGACGTGCCGCTGGAGGAGACGCTTGCCGCCTTCGCAAAGCTGAAGGAACAGGGAAAAATCCGCGCCATCGGCTGCTCCAACTATTCGGCGAGCCAGCTTCAGGAAGCACTGGATACGGCTGCGAAAAACGATCTGCCCCGTTATGACGTGCTGCAGCCGGAATATAATCTCTACAACCGCGCGGATTTCGAAGGTCCGCTTGCCGATCTCTGCGTCGCCCAGGAAATTGGCGTCATCAATTATTACAGCCTCGCGGCCGGCTTCCTCACCGGGAAATATCGCGCCAAGGCCGATACGGAAGGTGTGGCCCGCAGCTACCGCGTGGGTGAATATGTCAATACGCGCGGCCTTGCCGTTCTGGGCGCCATGGATGCGGTTGCCGTGGAAACCGGGGCCAAGCTTGCCGATATCGCGCTCGCTTGGCTGCTGCGGAAGAAGGCCGTGACGGCGCCGATCGCCAGCGCCACCAGCCTGTCGCAACTCGAAAGCTTCAACCGCGCCGTCGATCTGAAGCTGACGGATGAGATGATGACGCTGCTCGACAAGGCGGGCGCGTAACATGGATCTTGCAATTCGCGATGCGCAGCCGGCTGACCGGCCGGAATGGCTGCGCCTGTGGAATGACTATCTCGCCTTCTATGAGGTGCAGCTTGCCGAGGAGGTGACGGACCATACGTGGGCACGTATCCTCGATCCGGCGTCACGCGTTTCCATGCGCGTTGCTCTTCTCGGCGACAGGATGGCGGGCTTCGCCATCCATCATTATCACGACTCCACCTGGGTGAAGACGCCCGACTGCTACCTTGAGGACCTGTTCGTGGACGGCGCGATCCGCGGCAAGGGAACGGGCCGCGCGTTGATGGACGACCTCATCGCCATCTGCGCTGAAAAAGGCTGGTCACGGCTCTACTGGAACACGGACGAAAGCAACCACCGCGCCCAGAAGCTCTACGACAGCTACGTGAAAAGCGATGGTCACATCCGCTATCGCATCAAATTCTGATCACCCCCTGAAGCGGAAGAAATCCACGAAAGCCCTCAGCGCCGGCCTCATCTGCCGGCGCGAGGGATAATAGATGTAAAAACCGTCAAACGGCGCGCACCAGTCCTCCAGCACACGGACAAGCCTGCCCTCCCTGATGTCATCCTCGACACGCTGCTCGAAAACGAAGGCAAGCCCTGCCCCGTCGATGGCCGCCCGGCGAATGAGGCTCTGGTCCGACAGGATCAGCGGCCCCTGCACATCCACCACCAGTGGCTTGCCGTTCTTCTCCAGTTCCCAGCGATAGATAAGGCCGCTGGCGAAACGCCGGCGAATGCAGCGATGCCGGATGAGATCCCTTGGGTCCTCCGGCGGTGGATTCTCTGCGAAATAGGAGGGCGCGCCAACAATCGCGCCGCGCCATGCACCGCTGGCTTTCACCGCAATCATATCCGCATCGAGATGCTCCCCGAGCCGCAGGCCCGCATCGAAACCTTTCGCGACGATATCTTCGAAGCGATCATCCGTGGAGATTTCGAGTGAAATATCGGGATAGAGCCGCAGGAACTCGCCCAGCCGGGGCACGATGAGGTCCTCGGCGGCAAGCCGTGGCAGGGTGATACGCAAGGGGCCAGCGGGCCTTCCGCCATGCTCGGCAAGTGTCTCGATGACCGTGTCGATATCCGCAAGTGCCGGTCCCAGTGTTTCGAGAAGCCGCCTTCCCTCCTCTGTCGGCGAAACGCTGCGGGTGGTACGATGAAGCAGACGCAGGCCAAGGCTTGCCTCAAGCGACGATACCGCATGGCTGACGGCGGAGGGTGCGATGGCCAGTTCCGCCGCAGCCTTGCGGAAGCTGCGGCCTTCGGCAACGGCGGCGAGAACGGCCAGCTGGGAGAGTTGCACACGGTTCATTGTTCTAAATGATAGAACAACCCAAACGGATTTGCAGCGATTATTTTTGCCGCCATGAGACGCTATTTTCTCATCACGCCCTTAGCGATGGGCGGTTCCTTTGGAAGGACGAACAGATGAAAAAAAGAACCCTTGGAAACAACCTTTCCGTTTCGGCGCTCGGCCTCGGCTGCATGGGCATGACCCATGCCTATAGCCCGACCGGCGATGAGAGCAGCGCGATAGCAACGCTGCACCGCGCCGTCGAACTCGGCGTCACCTTTTTCGATACGGCAGAGGTTTATGGGCCGTACAACAATGAAATCCTCGTGGGCAAAGGCTTGAAGCCCTATCGCGACAAGGTGGTCATCGCCACCAAGTTCGGTTTCAAAATCGACGCCAGCAAACCCGCAGGCCAGATGATGGTGGGCACGGACAGCCGCCCGGAAAATGTGCGCGCCGTTGCCGAAGCCTCCCTCAAACGCCTTGGCGTCGATGTCATCGATCTGTTCTACCAGCATCGCGTCGATCCTGACGTTCCGATCGAAGATACGGTGGGCGCCATGGCGGAACTGGTCCGGCAGGGCAAGGTGAAACACCTCGGCCTTTCGGAAGCGAGTGCCGAAACACTTCGCAAGGCGCATTCCACGCATCCGATCGCGGCCATACAGAGCGAATATTCGTTGTGGACCCGCGATGTGGAGGAAAACGGCGTGCTGGAAACCTGCCGCGAACTTGGCATCGGTTTCGTACCCTTCAGCCCACTTGGACGCGGCGCGTTGACTGGCGCATTGAAGACGCTCGATGGCCTTGCATCCGACGACTTCCGCCGCGGCCTGCCGCGCTTCCAGAGCGAAAACTTCGACGCCAATCTGGCGCTCATCAAGCTTCTGGAGGACATGGCGACTGAGAAGGGCGTGACCGCCGGACAACTGGCGCTGGCCTGGGTTTTGGCGCAGGGCGACTTCATTGTTCCTATTCCCGGCACGACAAAAATCGCCAATCTGGAGAAGAACGTTGCCGCAGCGGAGGTGTCGCTGACAGCAGAAGAAGCCGCCAGCCTCGGGGCGCTGCTTTCGCCTGCAAAAGTCGCCGGCGCACGCTATCCAGAACAGATGTCACGGATGGCCAACCGATAAAACAAAAAGCCGCGGCAGTTGCCGCGGCTTTTTTTATTCCGTCATCCGTTTTCAGGCGCGCAGAACGCCGCCCGTCGATTTCTCGACATTGCCAACGATCTTGGCGGTCAGCGCCTCAAAGTCCTCGTCCGTTAGCGTCTTGTCGACCGGCTGGATCTGAACCTCGATGGCGACGGACTTGCGGTTTTCGCCAAGCGATGCACCTTCGAAAACGTCAAAGACGTTGACACCGGTGATCAATTTGCGATCAGCGCTTGTTGCGGCCTTGATGATGGCGCCCGCTTCGACCGACTTGTCGACAACGAAGGCGAAGTCGCGCTTGACTGCCTGGAAAGGCGAGAGTTCAAGTGCGGGCTTGGTGCGGGTCGCCTTCTTCTTCGGCTCCGGCATGGCGTCGAGATAGATCTCGAAACCGCTATAGACACCGGAAACATCCAGCTCTGACAGCGTCTTCGGGTGGAATTCACCGAAATAACCGAGCACGACCTTCGGACCCATCTTGATGGTGCCGGAGCGGCCGGGGTGATACCAGCCGGGACCGCCGGCTTCGATCTGCACATTGGCCATGGGCAGGCCGCAGGCTTCCAGCACCGCCAGCGCATCGGCCTTGGCGTCATAGACATCAACAGGCTTGCCACCGCCCTTGACAGTGTTGGACCACATGCGGCCGCTGCCTGCGAGCGAGGCCGTGCCACGGCGAACTCCGCCGGCCACACGGCGCTGGGTTTCCGGCGTATCACCCTCATAGGTGCCGGAGACCTCGAAGATCGCCACGTCGCCATGGCCCTTGTCGGCATTGCGCTGTGCTGCGGTCAGAAGGCCCGGCAGCAGCGAAGGACGCATGTCCGACATATCGGCTGCGATGGGGTTGGCCAGCTTCAGGGCGGGGAACCGCCGCCGAAAAGCTTCGCCTGGGCTTCCGGGATGAAGGACCACGTGACGGCTTCCAGCATGCCACGGCTTGCCAAGGCACGGCGCGCAGTTCGGGTGCGGATCTGCAGCGTCGTCAGAATGCGGCCGTTGACCGCGCCAAAGCTTTCCAGCGGTTCCGGCTTGATGTTGTCGACGCCATGGATGCGCATGACTTCTTCGACCAGATCGGCCTTGCCATCAACATCCGGACGCCACGACGGCACGGTGACGGATACGCGTTCGCCCGTTCCCTCGACACCAAAACCGAGGCCTTTGAGAATTGTGAGGCTCTCTTCCGCCGAGACTTCCAGACCCGTCAGGCGCTTCACTTCCGCCAGCGGAAAATCAACGACCTTGGCTTGATGGCCCTTGTAACCGACAACCTTGGCTTCACCGGCAACGCCGCCGCACAGTTCCAGAACCAGTTCGGTGGTGCGTTCCAGACCCGGAACCATATATTCCGGATCGACGCCACGCTCGAAACGATAACGCGCATCGGTGATGATGCCGAGTGAACGGCCGGTCTTGGCGATGTTGATCGGATCCCAGAGTGCGGACTCGATCAGCACGTCGACGGTGTTTTCATCGCAGCCGGAATGTTCGCCACCCATGACGCCGCCGATGGATTCGAGGCCTTTCTCGTCGGCGATGACGACATTGTTCGGGCCGAGCTTATATTCACGCTGGTCGAGCGCGAGGATCGTCTCGCCCTCTTTTGCACGGCGAACCGTCAGATCGCCCTTGACCTTGGCGGCGTCGAAGACGTGCATCGGCCGGCCCTGATCAAAGGTCATGTAGTTGGTGATGTCGACAAGTGCATTGATGGGACGCAGGCCGATTGCCATCAGGCGCTGCTGCATCCATTTCGGGCTCGGGCCGTTCTTCACGCCACGCACGATGCGCAGTGAAAAGCCGGGGCAGAGCGCCGCATCGTCCAGTTCCAGCTTCACATCGACGGGCGTTGCGCCTTCCACCTTGAAGGACGGCGCAGTCCTCGTCTTCAGCTTGCCGAGACCGGAAGCCGCAAGATCACGGGCAATGCCGTAGATCGAGGTGCAGTCCGGGCGGTTGGGCGTCAGATTGATCTCGATGACCGGATCGTCAAGCCCGGCATAGGTGGCAAAGGAGGTGCCGACCGGTGCATCCTGCGGCAGATCGATAATGCCATCGTGGTCGTCGGAAATGTTGAGCTCCTTTTCAGAGCACATCATGCCGTGGCTTTCGACACCGCGTATCTTGCCGACGGCCAGCGTCACATCGATGCCCGGAACATACATGCCGGGACGAGCGAGCGCACCGACGAGGCCGGCTCGCGCATTCGGCGCGCCGCAGACGATCTGAACCGGCTTACCGTCGCCGGCGTCCACCATCAGCACCTTGAGGCGGTCGGCCTCGGGATGTTTCTCGGCGGAAACGACCTTGGCGATGACGAAAGGCTTGTAGGCAGCCTTGTCGTCAACATCCTCGACCTCGAGACCGATCGCCGTCAACCGCTCGCAAATCTCGTCCAGCGTCGCATCCGTTTCGAGATGCTCCTTCAGCCAGGAAAGAGTGAATTTCATGTCTTTGCTCCTTGGCTAACCGGATTAAACGCTCAAACCGCCGAACAGCGTCGGCATGTCGAGCGGGCGGAAGCCGTAATGGTTCATCCAGCGGACATCGGCGTTGAAGAAATCCCGCAGGTCCGGCATGCCGTATTTCAGCATGGCGATGCGGTCGAGGCCCATGCCCCAGGCAAAGCCCTGATATTCGTCCGGGTCCAGCCCGCCGGCGCGCAGCACATTCGGGTGCACCATGCCGCAGCCGAGGATTTCCATCCAGTCGTTGCCTTCGCCGAACTTGACGATGGGGCCGGAACGGTCGCACTGGATATCCACCTCGAAGCTCGGCTCCGTGAAGGGAAAGAAGGACGGGCGGAAGCGCATGACGACACTGTCGACCTCGAAGAAGGTCTTGCAGAATTCTTCCAGAATCCAGCGCAGATTGCCGACATGCGCCTTCTTGTCGATGACAAGGCCTTCGACCTGATGGAACATCGGCGAATGGGTGGCGTCGGAATCCTGACGGTAGGTCTTGCCGGGAATGACGATGCGGATCGGCGGCTTCTGGCTTTCCATGGTGCGGATCTGCACCGGCGAGGTGTGGGTGCGCAGCACCTTGCGCTCGCCGTTTTCATCCGGCTGGAAGAAGAACGTGTCGTGCATCTCGCGGGCCGGATGGCCTTCGGGAAAATTCAGCGCCGTGAAGTTGTAGTAATCAGTTTCGATATCCGGACCTTCGGCGATCGAGAAGCCCATATCCGCGAAGATCGCAGTGATCTCGTCGACGATCTGGCTGATGGGATGAATGCGGCCGCGCTCGGCCGGCGACTGGCGAACCGGCAGGCTGACATCCAGCGTTTCCGCCTTCAGGCGCGCGGCAATGGCGGCATCCTTCAGGCCGTTCTTGCGTTCGCCGATGAGGTCGGTGATTTCGGTCTTCAGCTGGTTGATGGCAGCGCCCCGGGTCTGGCGCTCTTCCGGCGTCATCGATCCCAGCGTCTTCAGAAGCTCTGAAACCGAGCCCTTCTTGCCAAGCGCGGAGACGCGCACGGCTTCGATAGCCGGCTCATCGGCAGCGGCGGCGATCTCCGACATCAGTTGCGATTTCAAGGTATCAAGTTCAGTCATCTTTTCCTGCCTTGCCGGTATTTTTAACAGCGGCTTCGGGGTTCACAGCATTCATCAGATAGTCGGTCGCCATGATAAAGCGTCGCAGATCACTACCCATCCGCACGCGCCCGATCAACCGGGCAACCGGTAAAAAACGCCCCAGAATGCCGGTCAGACGGCACAATTCTTCCAGCGCCCGTGGCGGAGCGTTTTCGCGCCAGCGGGCAAAGGCCGCATCGCAGGTTTTCGGCGCATCGCAGGCCCGGGTCGCGACCTGTAAAAACAGCAGCCAGACATCGCGCGCCTGCGCCGTCTCAAGCGGCATGACCTCCTGCGGGCGCTCCTCGAAATCCATGAAGCCTATGCGCCCATCCTGGATAAAGAAGTCGCGCACATGCGGCCGTCCGTGGCAAAGGCCCGCCGCATGCAACTCGCCGAGCGCTTCGGCGGATTTCACCAGCAAGGCGTCATGCTCCACGGGTGTTGCGACCTTCATCGCGTCCATGCGCTCCATCACGGTCGGGCCGACATCTCCCAGCACGACCGCCGTCAGCGAGGAATAGATGACGGGAGGCACAAGGAAACCCCGCGCCTTGAAGACGTGAAGCGTTTCAAGTTCGCGGCGCATCAGGCCTGCGCCGTCAAGCGGCGGAGAAGGTCGCATGAAGGTATAGGGCAGCAGTTTGGCGAGAAATGTCTGCAGCTTTATCCACCAGGACGGCGTTTCCGTGCCCTGACGCTTGATCCAGACGGTCGTTGTGGAAAGCTCGAGTTTCTGCACCCGTCGCTCGCTCTTGAGCAGAGCCTGCATCAGGGCCGCGATATCGCCATCTTCAAGATGAACGTGGAAACCCTTCACTTTTTCCGCCTCGCTTGCGGCAACCACCATTTTTACCCCAGGAATTTGCCGGCCGAAACCCGGCCAGATGCTCCACCCTTTTTCTTTGATCTGTATGCGCGGTGCTTGCACGCCCTGCCGGAACTGCCGTGGATTCCAAAAATAAAAAACCCGCGCCGGAGAACCGGCGCGGGTTTCAAATGAACAACAGATTGTCCGCGCCGTAATTACTTTACAGCGGTTTCAAACTCGTTGGCCGTACCAGCATCCTTGAGGTACTCAAGCGCCTTCTTCGCTGCTTCAACGAGCGCGCCGAATGCTGCCGGCTCATGGATAGCCATGTCGGACAGAACCTTGCGGTCGACTTCGATGCCAGCCTTGTTCAGGCCATCGATGAAGCGGCCGTAGGTCAGGCCGAATTCGCGAACAGCAGCGTTGATACGCTGGATCCACAGAGCGCGGAAGTTGCGCTTGTTGACCTTGCGGTCGCGGTAAGCGTACTGCTTGGAACGATCCACGGCAGCCTTTGCTGCGCGGATGGTGTTCTTGCGGCGGCCGTAGAAGCCCTTGGCTGCCTTGAGTGTCTTGGTGTGCTTGGCGCGGGAAGTTACGCCACGTTTTACGCGTGCCATGTCATGATCTCCTTAAAGTGTCCAAAAGTGCGGAAAAGTCTCAGAGACCGTTCGGCAGGTAGTTCTTGACGACCTTCTTGCCGTCAGCTTCGGCGAGAACCATGGTTCCACGCGCGTCGCGAATGAACTTGTTGGTACGCTTGATCATGCCGTGGCGCTTACCGGCGGCGGCTGCAACAACCTTGCCGGTAGCGGTGATCTTGAACCGCTTCTTTGCAGCGGACTTCGTCTTCATCTTGGGCATTTTGCTACTCCGTTTTTTGTATCGAAACAGGCAGACGAGGCCTATTTCAAGCTATTCAGGAACGGCCTCGGCATGCCCTGCCGGACCGTTCGGACGCGCGCTTATAACCGCAGTCGGCTAAAAGCGCAACGGGGAATGAGAATTTCCCCTTGCGGTGGGATACGCGCCAGTGATGTGAACGCGTAAAAAGATTATTTCGGGGCGAGAACCATCATCATCTGACGGCCTTCCAGCTTCGGCTCGGCTTCAACCTTGGCAATTGCCTGGGTGTCTTCCTTCACCTGAAGGAGAAGCTTCATGCCAAGTTCCTGGTGAGCCATTTCGCGGCCACGGAACTTCAGCGTTACCTTCACCTTGTCGCCTTCGTCAAAGAACCGGTTCATCGCCTTCATCTTCACGTCATAGTCATGCGTGTCGATGTTGGGGCGCATCTTGATTTCCTTGACCTCAACGATCTTCTGTTTCTTGCGCGCCTCGGCCGCCTTCTTCTGGGTCGAGTATTTCAGCTTGCCGAGATCGAGGATCTTGCATACCGGCGGTTCAGCGTTCGGCGAAATCTCAACGAGATCGAGACCAGCC
Proteins encoded in this window:
- the infC gene encoding translation initiation factor IF-3, whose protein sequence is MRRPFKADAPVKEGPRSNREIRVPRVQLIDEEGQNLGSMPTDQALKMAEEAGLDLVEISPNAEPPVCKILDLGKLKYSTQKKAAEARKKQKIVEVKEIKMRPNIDTHDYDVKMKAMNRFFDEGDKVKVTLKFRGREMAHQELGMKLLLQVKEDTQAIAKVEAEPKLEGRQMMMVLAPK
- a CDS encoding aldo/keto reductase, coding for MEKRSLGRTGLSIAPIVFGGNVFGWTADEKTSFALLDAFFDAGFNAIDTADVYSAWVDGHEGGESEAIIGKWLKQSSVKREDAVIVTKVGFDNRGQKTGLSAKWIAEAVEASLKRLQTDYIDLYLAHKPDADVPLEETLAAFAKLKEQGKIRAIGCSNYSASQLQEALDTAAKNDLPRYDVLQPEYNLYNRADFEGPLADLCVAQEIGVINYYSLAAGFLTGKYRAKADTEGVARSYRVGEYVNTRGLAVLGAMDAVAVETGAKLADIALAWLLRKKAVTAPIASATSLSQLESFNRAVDLKLTDEMMTLLDKAGA
- the rplT gene encoding 50S ribosomal protein L20; the encoded protein is MARVKRGVTSRAKHTKTLKAAKGFYGRRKNTIRAAKAAVDRSKQYAYRDRKVNKRNFRALWIQRINAAVREFGLTYGRFIDGLNKAGIEVDRKVLSDMAIHEPAAFGALVEAAKKALEYLKDAGTANEFETAVK
- the pheS gene encoding phenylalanine--tRNA ligase subunit alpha — its product is MTELDTLKSQLMSEIAAAADEPAIEAVRVSALGKKGSVSELLKTLGSMTPEERQTRGAAINQLKTEITDLIGERKNGLKDAAIAARLKAETLDVSLPVRQSPAERGRIHPISQIVDEITAIFADMGFSIAEGPDIETDYYNFTALNFPEGHPAREMHDTFFFQPDENGERKVLRTHTSPVQIRTMESQKPPIRIVIPGKTYRQDSDATHSPMFHQVEGLVIDKKAHVGNLRWILEEFCKTFFEVDSVVMRFRPSFFPFTEPSFEVDIQCDRSGPIVKFGEGNDWMEILGCGMVHPNVLRAGGLDPDEYQGFAWGMGLDRIAMLKYGMPDLRDFFNADVRWMNHYGFRPLDMPTLFGGLSV
- a CDS encoding GNAT family N-acetyltransferase, whose amino-acid sequence is MDLAIRDAQPADRPEWLRLWNDYLAFYEVQLAEEVTDHTWARILDPASRVSMRVALLGDRMAGFAIHHYHDSTWVKTPDCYLEDLFVDGAIRGKGTGRALMDDLIAICAEKGWSRLYWNTDESNHRAQKLYDSYVKSDGHIRYRIKF
- a CDS encoding aldo/keto reductase; protein product: MKKRTLGNNLSVSALGLGCMGMTHAYSPTGDESSAIATLHRAVELGVTFFDTAEVYGPYNNEILVGKGLKPYRDKVVIATKFGFKIDASKPAGQMMVGTDSRPENVRAVAEASLKRLGVDVIDLFYQHRVDPDVPIEDTVGAMAELVRQGKVKHLGLSEASAETLRKAHSTHPIAAIQSEYSLWTRDVEENGVLETCRELGIGFVPFSPLGRGALTGALKTLDGLASDDFRRGLPRFQSENFDANLALIKLLEDMATEKGVTAGQLALAWVLAQGDFIVPIPGTTKIANLEKNVAAAEVSLTAEEAASLGALLSPAKVAGARYPEQMSRMANR
- the rpmI gene encoding 50S ribosomal protein L35; translated protein: MPKMKTKSAAKKRFKITATGKVVAAAAGKRHGMIKRTNKFIRDARGTMVLAEADGKKVVKNYLPNGL
- a CDS encoding LysR family transcriptional regulator, yielding MNRVQLSQLAVLAAVAEGRSFRKAAAELAIAPSAVSHAVSSLEASLGLRLLHRTTRSVSPTEEGRRLLETLGPALADIDTVIETLAEHGGRPAGPLRITLPRLAAEDLIVPRLGEFLRLYPDISLEISTDDRFEDIVAKGFDAGLRLGEHLDADMIAVKASGAWRGAIVGAPSYFAENPPPEDPRDLIRHRCIRRRFASGLIYRWELEKNGKPLVVDVQGPLILSDQSLIRRAAIDGAGLAFVFEQRVEDDIREGRLVRVLEDWCAPFDGFYIYYPSRRQMRPALRAFVDFFRFRG
- a CDS encoding serine/threonine protein phosphatase produces the protein MVVAASEAEKVKGFHVHLEDGDIAALMQALLKSERRVQKLELSTTTVWIKRQGTETPSWWIKLQTFLAKLLPYTFMRPSPPLDGAGLMRRELETLHVFKARGFLVPPVIYSSLTAVVLGDVGPTVMERMDAMKVATPVEHDALLVKSAEALGELHAAGLCHGRPHVRDFFIQDGRIGFMDFEERPQEVMPLETAQARDVWLLFLQVATRACDAPKTCDAAFARWRENAPPRALEELCRLTGILGRFLPVARLIGRVRMGSDLRRFIMATDYLMNAVNPEAAVKNTGKAGKDD
- a CDS encoding cysteine hydrolase family protein, which gives rise to MSSSQTALLVIDVQESFRHAPYFEESGLAAYLEKQQALIDGAKAAGIPVVQIFHVDGDRAFAKESGYIRALEGVRISPDVTFHKSRHSAFAGTGLEIWLTQKGINRLIVSGIRTEQCCETTTRHASDLGYSVDYVTEATLTFPMTHASGTLFSPDDIRKRTELVLAGRFARITTVDGALAGVKEAA